Below is a genomic region from Brassica rapa cultivar Chiifu-401-42 chromosome A08, CAAS_Brap_v3.01, whole genome shotgun sequence.
CCAGGGGTCGAGGAATGTACGAGATTACGGAGACGAGTTCAACCGACTTCGGAGATTTGTGGGTCACTACCTGAGTGATCACGACTTAATCCGCCGTTTCCTCAAAGGTATGAGAGTGGAACTGAGGAATAGCTGCAACGTGAGGGACTATCGTGATGTCCATGAGCTGATTGAGAAAGCCGCAGAACAAGAATCAGGGCTCGAGGAAGAGTGGAAACAGAACCAGAACTCCCAGAACCGGGGTGCCAAACGGCCCCGGGATGCACAGCCCGCGGCCGAGCCTGCTCCGTTAAGGCCCGCATGTGAAAGGTGTGGACGATTCCATGCGGGGGAGTGCAGGATGGGAGCATGCTTCGCCTGCGGCGAGCGCGGCCATATAGCGAGGGACTGCCCGAAGGAGAGACAGGCGCGACGCAGGCGCTGTTACTGCTGCGGCCAGGAGGGACATCAGGCGTGGGAGTGCCCAACACTCCAAGGAGGAAACGCGGAAGGGGCGCAACCCCAACAGCAGAGAGGGCAAGCCGCAGGGGCAAGAGCGTACGCCGTCGAGGGTCGCGAAGGAGCCGAACCAATCGCGGGTATGTTTTGATTTAACCCTACGATTATGTTATATGAAAAGAACTGTAGTAGTCGTGTAGCTTAGCGTTAGTGTTGTGTAGGGTCTGTCGCGGTCGGAGGAGTGACAGCGTTCACTCTCTTCGACACCGGGGCAACTCACAGTTTTGTAAGCCCTAGACTTACGCGTGAGTGGGACTTTAAGGGGAACTTCAACACCATGGTGACGGGAGTCGAGACGGCAGGAACAGAGAAAATGGCCACGAGGGGAAGATATGAAGAAGTACCAGTGATCCTCGCAGGAGTGAATTTACCCGGAGACCTGCTGGAGTTAGAACTGGGGCGTTACGAGGTGATCTTGGGAATGGATTGGCTAGCACAACACCGAGCCGTGGTTGAGTGTGCCAAAGCATGCGTTAGGATTCCGCTTGATGGGAGGCAAATCGTGTACAGAGGAATGAGAACTAGGACCAGAATAACTGTGGTGTCGATGGCCCATGCTGAAGAAGCAATCCGGAAAGGAGGAGAAGCCTTTTTAGCCACCATTTAAATGGTGGGTGAGACCGAAGAGCCCGATCTGAGAAGTATCCCTGTAGCAGCAGAGTATGCAGATGTGTTCGAACCATTACGCGGACCCCCACCACAACGAAATAATGCTTTTACGATTGAGCTAGAACCCGGAACCGCACCGGTTTCCAGGGCCCCCTACCGTTTGGCGCCTGCAGAGATGGCCGAACTGAAGAAACAATTGGAAGAACTAGTGGAAAAGGGATTCATACGTCCGAGTAGCTCGCCTTGGGGGGCGCCGGTGCTCTTTGTAAAGAAGAAGGATGGGAGCCTTCGACTGTGCATCGACTACCGGGGATTGAACAAGGTGACCGTTAAAAATAAGTACCCCCTACCCCGTATAGACGAACTTATGGATCAGCTGGAGGGAGCCACCTGGTTCTCAAAGATCGACCTTGCTTCAGGTTATCACCAGATCCCTATTCACGAAGGAGATATTAGGAAGACAGCTTTTCGTACCCGGTACGGACACTACGAATTCGTAGTAATGCCCTTTGGGCTGACAAACGCGCCGGCAGCTTTCATGGGGCTAATGAATGATATTTTCAGAGACTATCTGGACCAGTGTGTGATTGTCTTCATCGACGACATCTTAATTTACTCCAAGAGCCGGGAGGACCACAGACGCCATTTGGGTATCGTACTGGACAAGTTAAGGGAGCAGGGATTATATGCTAAGCttagcaagtgtagtttctggcaacGTAAGATTGGGTTCCTGGGACATGTGATCTCCGAAGCAGGGATAGCGGTGGACCCCGAGAAGATCACCGCGATCACAAAATGGCCAACACCAAGTAACGCAACAGAAGTACGAAGTTTCCTCGGGTTGGCGGGATACTACCGCAAGTACGTTTTAGGGTTCGCCACAATAGCCAGGCCACTCACCCGCCTTATGGGCAAGGAGGTTAGGTTTGAATGGACAGAGGCGTGCGAGGAGGGATTCAAACAACtaaaggacatgctgactagagCCCCAGTACTAGTCCTACCTAGACCAGGGGTGCCATTTGTGGTCTACACCGACGCCTCCGGGGTCGGAGTGGGGTGCGTACTCATGCAGGAAGGAAGAGTGATCGCCTACGCGTCCAGACAACTGCGGAAACACGAGTCTAATTACCCGACACATGATTTAGAGTTAGCGGCAGTGGTATTCGCATTAAAAATCTGGAGATCGTATCTATATGGTGAAAAGGTACAAATTTTCACGGACCACCAGAGTTTGAAATATGTGTTCACTCAAGGAGACTTGAACCTACGGCAGCGCAGGTGGATGGAACTGCTAGCAGATTACGACCTGGTCATCGATTACCACCCCGGGAAGGCAAACCTGGTGGCAGATGCCTTAAGCCGAAGGAAATCAGACATCTCCGGAGCAAAGGAAATTCAGGAACTCGCCACGGCCTTAACAAAACTACACCTCTGTGCGACGACCGTGAACGAGGAAGGCGCCGGGTTAGAGGTTGTGGAACAAGCCGACCTACTGAGACGAATCAGAAAGGCCCAGGAAACGGACTCCACACTCCAAAAGATGGTCGACAAGGAGGTGAGCGGGTACCGTACGGCTGGGAACGGTACTATCCTGTTTAAAAGCCGAGTGTGCGTACCACAGGGAGGGAACTTGAGGGACGAATTACTGGCACAAGCTCATCAATCACGATTTGCAATTCACCCGGGACGGACAAAAATGTACCAAGATCTGAAGCGGTACTATCACTGGGAAGGAATGAAGAGAGATGTCGCTTTGTGGATAGCCCGGTGTCAGACCTGTCAGCTGGTTAAGGCGGAGCgcggagttccaggaggactgcTACAGGAGTTACCCTTACCACAATGGAAATGGGATATGGTGACAATGGATTTCGTCACGGGACTACCACGGACCACGAGAAACAAGGACGCTATATGGGTGATAGTAGACCGCCTGACAAAGACGGCTCATTTCCTACCTATACGAACCACCGATAAGACTGAGGACTTAGCTCGCGAGTACCTGAACGTCATAGTGAAGTTGCATGGGGTACCGGTAAGCATAGTATCTGACCGGGATCCGAAGTTTACCTCGACCTTCTGGCAGGCGTTTCAAAGAGCGTTGGGAACCAAGGTTCGCCTTAGCACCGcgtatcacccacagacggatggaaaATCCGAGAGGACCATCCAAACACTCGAGGATATGTTGAGGGCGAGTGTTCTGGAATGGGGAGGTAGATGGAGCGAATATCTACCATTGGTGGAGTTCTCTTATAACAACAGCTACCATGCGAGCATTGAAATGTCCCCGTATGAAGCATTGTATGGGCGACCCTGTAGGACCCCCTTATGTTGGACCGAAGTGGGGGAGGAACGAGATATGACCCCCGAACTAGTTGGAGAAACGATCAAGCAAGTAGAACTCCTCAGAGACAGACTGAGAACAGCACACGACCGCCAGAAGAGTTACGCCGACAAACACCGGAAGAAACTAGAGTTTGCAGTAGGGGATGAGGTGTATTTGAAAATGAGAACTTTTCGTGGGAATGACCCAAACCGAAAGTTGAAAAAGTTGAGACCCAGATACATGGGCCCATACGTGATAAAGGAGAGGATCGGTGCAGTCGCGTATCGGCTGGTACTACCGCCGAAACTATCAGATTTCCATGACGTGTTTCACATCTCCGTGCTACGGAAGGTTATAAGAGAGCCTGAGCTGATCTTGCCGCACCCGCCTAAGGATGCGCAACGTAACTTGACCCTGGTTAGCAAACCCATAAAGATTGTGGAGGAAAAGGAAGTAATTAACCGGGGACGAAAGGAAAAGATGGTTCTCGTACGATGGGAGAGGGATGGAATCCACGAGGATGTGTGGGAACATGAGTCGCATTTGAAGGCTAACTACCCCGGGATCTGTGGAAATGCGGAGCGGGACCAGGAGGAGGtccagaattcggggacgaatccTTTCCTagtgggggagaattgtaacatcccgggcCCGGCCCAAAAGGAAACTCAAGTGCAGGAGGCCCAAGGAGAAGAAACCCTAGACATAACCCCTCCCATTGCTTATAAAAGGAGAAGTTCCCCTAGGGTTCAGCCACAAGAGAGACAGCAAGCGAAGCCCTGCCCGAGCAGAACCCCGCCGCCGCCTCCGCCTCAAGCCGCCGCCGCTCCAACTCCGGCGAAGCCAGCCGCCAGCCGCCCGCGAAGCCCTAGCCGCCGCAACCGAGCCCCTAGCCGCCGCCTCCTTGATTCAGTTTCGTGCAAGCAACTGAGATCTGAACCCTAAAGGTAAAACTAAGATCTCTAGCTCTAAGTCATTGGAAAATGACAGATCCTAAACCCATCTCTCTCTTGTGTGAATCCGATTCTCAAACCAGATCTCGAGAAGTGACTGTTTCCCAAACTTAGATCCAGATCTACTTCTGCAAAAGCTAAGGTGAGGACTTGGCTGTGAACTTGCCTCATGTTGAGTAACCAATGGGACTTAGTCCTTTGTTAATCAGATCTAGAtcttgtgtgtatgtgtgaTGTGATATGTGATTGATCTTGTTGAGATGATAATATGTGTTGAATGATAAGAACGTAGACATGTTAGGGTGACCAAGGAACTGATGATAAGATGTtgagatgtgtggtgaatgatAAGTGAAAGATGTAGGAATAAGTACGAATAAGGgatcatatagagagtctagGGAAAGTAGGTGGGGTAGTAGTTCACGCTAGGctacccataggagatgtggccaatccacatgaatatgagGTAGTAGTCTAGTTggggctacccactgatgaaaagatgaaaaggatgaaaagaggaaaagatgaaaagaatgaaaagatgaaaaggatgtgcattgtagggtctTTAGTTCATGTCGGGTAGTATGGGTTTTTGTGTAATAGATCTTATTTGCTCATGACTTGTGATTGTTTGCTCTTCCTGAGCTGAGTTCATGGGTTCCTAGGACCTGCCCTCACTGAGTATTATGTACTCACCCCTCATTTTTACAGGTATGGCCGAGAGAGAGCGGGAGTAGATGTCCGTATGGTGCAAGTGTTTTCTCGAGTTTTCATTTATGACTACTTTCTTTCAATCATTTCTTCTTAAGTGTTATTCGACATTTCAGTTTTAGTTGAGTTCAGTTTTATGTAAGACaatttgagttttaataagagtTTTTGAACGAAAGGGTTTGGGGATAAAGTATGGTTA
It encodes:
- the LOC117127494 gene encoding uncharacterized protein LOC117127494, whose translation is MLRHMKSMQTEFFNGKADAIVADNWRRQLERNFASARCPPEFRRDLAAHYLKDDALVWWDEVVERSHGIRLTWDDFLEAFNGKYFPLEAIDAMEIKFQDIRQGSRNVRDYGDEFNRLRRFVGHYLSDHDLIRRFLKGMRVELRNSCNVRDYRDVHELIEKAAEQESGLEEEWKQNQNSQNRGAKRPRDAQPAAEPAPLRPACERCGRFHAGECRMGACFACGERGHIARDCPKERQARRRRCYCCGQEGHQAWECPTLQGGNAEGAQPQQQRGQAAGARAYAVEGREGAEPIAGSVAVGGVTAFTLFDTGATHSFVSPRLTREWDFKGNFNTMVTGVETAGTEKMATRGRYEEVPVILAGVNLPGDLLELELGRYEVILGMDWLAQHRAVVECAKACVRIPLDGRQIVYRGMRTRTRITVVSMAHAEEAIRKGGEAFLATI